From one Streptomyces sp. SCSIO 30461 genomic stretch:
- a CDS encoding MFS transporter, protein MTRVRGAALRRIQTGNALSAFGLGFTVPYLYVYVAQVRGLGATTAGAVLAVFAMAALVVLPFTGRAIDRRGPLPVVVVASLLASAGAMGMGLSGSVATAVLSAAVLGAGTAVMQPALATMIVWCSTPSARTRAFATQFFLQNLGLGVGGLIGGQIVDQSRPDSFILLFGVEAAMFAVLAALAATVRLPDSPALRGALPQDADAKSRVGLRALLGHRAMVQLCVLGFVLFFACYGQFESGLAAYGTEAAGIGPETLGYALAANTAVIVIAQFLVLRYVERHRRSRVIAAVGLLWAVAWLLAGYAGLGQGSQAMAAAAFIATYGLFGLGEAMLSPTVAPMVADLAPESMVGQYNSAFALVKQLALAVGPAVGGPMGATLHGPYIVTFVLFSLGITALALRLGKRLTLGQDHPALAARSRIVAQRTPPHESRDRQEHRKSVEAAA, encoded by the coding sequence GTGACCAGGGTGAGGGGCGCCGCGCTGCGCCGGATCCAGACGGGGAACGCGCTGAGCGCGTTCGGGCTCGGCTTCACGGTTCCGTATCTCTATGTGTACGTGGCCCAGGTGCGCGGCCTCGGTGCCACGACGGCGGGTGCCGTACTCGCCGTGTTCGCCATGGCCGCGCTGGTCGTGCTGCCCTTCACCGGGCGGGCCATCGACCGCAGAGGCCCACTGCCCGTGGTGGTCGTGGCCTCACTGCTCGCCTCGGCCGGCGCCATGGGCATGGGCCTCTCCGGGAGCGTGGCGACGGCCGTGCTGTCGGCGGCAGTGCTCGGCGCGGGCACGGCCGTGATGCAACCCGCCCTGGCCACCATGATCGTCTGGTGCTCCACACCCTCCGCTCGCACCCGCGCCTTCGCGACGCAGTTCTTCCTCCAGAATCTGGGACTCGGGGTCGGCGGGCTGATCGGCGGCCAGATCGTGGACCAGAGCAGGCCGGACAGCTTCATCCTGCTCTTCGGTGTCGAGGCCGCGATGTTCGCCGTACTGGCCGCGCTCGCGGCGACCGTCCGGCTGCCCGACTCACCGGCGCTCCGTGGCGCGCTGCCCCAGGACGCGGATGCCAAGTCCAGGGTCGGGCTCCGGGCGCTGCTCGGGCACCGGGCCATGGTCCAGTTGTGCGTGCTGGGCTTCGTCCTCTTCTTCGCCTGCTACGGACAGTTCGAGTCCGGGCTCGCGGCCTATGGCACGGAGGCGGCCGGCATCGGCCCTGAGACGCTGGGCTACGCCCTCGCCGCGAACACCGCGGTGATCGTGATCGCGCAGTTCCTCGTCCTGAGGTACGTCGAGCGGCATCGCCGCAGCCGGGTGATCGCCGCCGTCGGCCTGCTCTGGGCGGTCGCCTGGCTGCTCGCGGGGTACGCCGGTCTCGGACAGGGCAGCCAGGCCATGGCGGCTGCCGCGTTCATCGCGACATACGGACTCTTCGGGCTCGGTGAGGCGATGTTGTCGCCGACCGTGGCGCCGATGGTCGCCGATCTGGCACCGGAATCGATGGTCGGGCAGTACAACTCGGCGTTCGCTCTGGTCAAGCAGCTGGCGCTGGCTGTGGGGCCGGCCGTCGGCGGTCCGATGGGCGCCACGCTGCACGGTCCGTACATCGTGACCTTCGTGCTCTTCTCACTCGGCATCACCGCACTGGCGCTGCGCCTGGGCAAGCGGCTCACTCTCGGGCAGGACCATCCGGCCCTCGCCGCCAGGTCGCGGATCGTGGCGCAGCGCACGCCTCCCCACGAGAGCCGTGACAGGCAAGAGCACCGGAAGAGCGTCGAGGCCGCCGCATAG
- a CDS encoding MarR family transcriptional regulator has protein sequence MPDTPDRPGRVQRRAKTAPGSSQQAEQLPQEPSLDEQIAAYQREFRDLDPQVEKVVSALGRLNRRMNVAYGRQVATLGISNAEWEVLKTLVLSGEPYRLGPGELAKRLGLTPAAMTHRIDRMASEGLVTRDRDENNRVRVIVELTDVGRTKWLEAMRMASDFEEELLQDLSSEERGVLGEVLIRLLRRVENTLPDAGGRLSDLE, from the coding sequence ATGCCCGACACCCCCGACCGTCCTGGCCGCGTGCAACGCCGAGCCAAGACCGCACCCGGCTCCTCGCAGCAGGCGGAGCAGCTCCCGCAGGAGCCGAGCCTCGATGAGCAGATCGCCGCGTATCAGCGGGAGTTCAGGGACCTCGACCCTCAGGTCGAGAAAGTCGTCTCCGCCCTCGGCAGGCTCAACCGCCGGATGAACGTCGCGTACGGGCGCCAGGTCGCGACCCTCGGCATCAGCAACGCCGAGTGGGAGGTCCTGAAGACCCTCGTCCTTTCGGGCGAGCCCTACCGCCTCGGCCCTGGTGAACTCGCCAAGCGCCTCGGACTCACCCCGGCCGCCATGACCCACCGCATCGACCGCATGGCGAGCGAGGGCCTGGTAACCCGCGACCGCGACGAGAACAACCGGGTGCGTGTCATCGTCGAGCTGACGGACGTAGGACGCACGAAGTGGCTTGAGGCGATGCGCATGGCATCCGACTTCGAGGAAGAGCTGCTGCAGGACCTGTCGAGCGAAGAGCGCGGGGTTCTGGGCGAGGTGCTGATCCGCCTGCTGCGCCGTGTGGAGAACACCCTGCCGGACGCCGGCGGCCGGCTGAGCGACCTGGAGTAG